From one Montipora capricornis isolate CH-2021 chromosome 10, ASM3666992v2, whole genome shotgun sequence genomic stretch:
- the LOC138020903 gene encoding uncharacterized protein, with translation MDAELYRRILCSKNFKAEGKVLREENLLNISDHPSLLEGYTSCRLIPLDKNPGIRPIGVGEVLRRIVGKTIAGFLKEEIKEAAGALQVCAGHSAGSEATIHAMSQMFVEEGTGGILLIDASNAFNQMNRSAALHNIQITCKEMSLYIINTYRSPSKLFICGGGQIFSQEGTTQGDPLAMPWYSVNTSIMIQSLRTSTPGVKQVWLADDSAGAGQIVQLHDWYNHLSQEGKKYGYLVNGSKSWLIVKSDVLVDEAKRVFGDKVNITSQGQRHLGAVIGSQEFKDQYCREKVLRWKGELEALSQIARSQPHAAYIVFTRGYKSKFIYFMRTIESFQDYVDPIQEAIDDLLLPTLFGQTEPLPSDLRQLVTLSPAKGGLGIPDLRFEAPQQFAASTSITASHVDSITTQSMFMVAGENSIEELKRQHQALKTVSVKSRMESIDSTLPLDLLRSVNQLRDRGASSWLTAVPLVDQGLALNKQEFRDSLRLRYNMPLSDLPSNCACGQKYTVCHALSCKKGGLVAQRHDGVRNLLTSLVGKVCSNVEVEPQLQPLDNERFNLRSAVTSPEARLDFKAGGFWSRGVTAFFDVRVTHVNSKCNQGKTTSTIFKEQEEEKTRKYQQRVLDVEMGSFTPLVFGTNGGMGVDCNCFLKRLAEKLSEKNEEPYHTTISWIRTLLPFEILRSVHTCVRGSRTPFHKIPQGDFIDDCRLNAISILGSL, from the coding sequence ATGGATGCCGAACTATATCGAAGAATCCTATGCTCCAAGAATTTCAAAGCTGAGGGCAAGGTTTTGAGAGAGGAGAATCTGTTAAATATCTCTGACCATCCATCTCTGCTGGAAGGCTATACCTCTTGCAGACTCATCCCCCTGGACAAAAACCCTGGAATACGACCTATTGGAGTTGGTGAGGTCCTGAGGCGAATAGTTGGAAAAACTATTGCTGGTTTTTTGAAGGAAGAGATTAAAGAGGCAGCGGGTGCCCTTCAGGTTTGCGCAGGTCACAGCGCAGGCTCAGAGGCCACGATACACGCTATGAGTCAAATGTTTGTAGAGGAAGGAACAGGTGGTATTTTATTGATAGATGCAAGCAACGCCTTTAACCAAATGAACAGATCCGCTGCCTTACATAACATCCAGATAACCTGCAAGGAGATGTCACTTTATATTATAAACACCTACAGAAGCCCttcaaagctttttatttgCGGTGGAGGTCAGATATTTTCACAGGAGGGTACGACGCAGGGGGATCCCTTGGCCATGCCCTGGTACTCGGTTAATACATCAATCATGATCCAGAGCTTAAGGACAAGCACACCAGGGGTTAAACAAGTATGGCTAGCCGACGACTCGGCAGGGGCTGGACAAATTGTGCAGTTGCATGACTGGTACAATCACCTGAGTCAGGAAGGAAAGAAGTATGGTTATCTTGTGAATGGATCAAAGAGCTGGCTGATTGTCAAGTCGGACGTACTTGTAGATGAGGCAAAGAGGGTGTTTGGAGATAAGGTCAATATTACATCTCAGGGTCAGCGCCATTTGGGGGCTGTCATTGGATCTCAAGAGTTCAAAGATCAATATTGCCGGGAAAAGGTCCTTAGATGGAAAGGAGAACTCGAAGCACTATCTCAGATAGCAAGGAGCCAGCCTCATGCAGCCTACATTGTTTTCACGAGGGGTTATAAATCCAAGTTTATCTATTTCATGCGCACAATAGAGTCGTTTCAAGATTACGTTGACCCAATCCAAGAGGCGATCGACGACTTACTTCTACCAACATTATTCGGTCAAACGGAGCCCCTCCCTAGTGATCTGCGTCAGCTCGTCACCCTGTCACCAGCTAAAGGAGGGCTAGGCATACCTGATTTACGGTTTGAAGCTCCACAGCAGTTTGCTGCTTCCACGTCAATAACAGCATCGCACGTAGATTCCATTACCACTCAGAGTATGTTCATGGTGGCAGGCGAGAATTCCATAGAGGAGTTAAAAAGACAACATCAAGCCTTGAAAACTGTGTCGGTGAAATCGAGAATGGAAAGTATTGATTCCACTCTACCCTTAGATCTGCTGCGGTCAGTTAACCAATTGAGAGACAGGGGTGCGAGCTCATGGCTTACCGCAGTGCCTCTTGTCGATCAAGGTTTAGCGCTGAATAAACAAGAATTCAGAGACTCTCTGCGTTTAAGGTATAACATGCCTCTGTCCGACTTACCAAGCAATTGTGCTTGTGGTCAGAAGTACACCGTCTGCCATGCTCTGTCATGCAAAAAGGGAGGGTTGGTGGCGCAGAGACACGATGGTGTTCGCAACCTACTCACCTCACTTGTTGGTAAGGTTTGCAGTAACGTTGAAGTCGAACCACAACTACAACCTCTTGATAATGAGCGATTCAATCTTAGAAGCGCCGTAACAAGCCCGGAGGCAAGACTGGATTTCAAGGCAGGGGGCTTTTGGTCTCGTGGAGTTACAGCATTTTTTGATGTCAGAGTAACGCATGTTAACTCCAAGTGTAACCAGGGAAAAACAACATCCACAATCTTTAAGGAGCAGGAGGAGGAGAAAACGCGGAAATACCAACAGAGGGTACTGGACGTTGAAATGGGATCTTTTACTCCCCTAGTCTTTGGAACCAACGGCGGGATGGGAGTCGACTGCAACTGCTTTCTCAAGCGCTTAGCCGAGAAGCTCTCAGAAAAGAATGAGGAACCGTATCACACTACAATTAGTTGGATTAGAACATTGcttccttttgagattttaaggTCGGTACACACATGCGTAAGAGGTTCCAGGACACCCTTCCACAAAATCCCACAAGGGGATTTCATTGATGATTGCCGCTTAAACGCTATTAGTATTTTAGGATCTTTGTAA
- the LOC138020904 gene encoding uncharacterized protein, with amino-acid sequence MEQQITTICKSAFFHIRNIRKVRKYLPQHAAETVVNALVTSRLDNCNALLLGLPKNLLQKLQYVQNSAARLIMGTNKRDHIRPVLKKLHWLPIDNRIVFKILLLTFKARAKLAPQYIQDLINDYTPQRNLHSGSKCLLETPNYNLESYGKRAFSVAAPRLWNSLPMELKTSTSIDIFKKKLKTYLFKHSYF; translated from the coding sequence ATGGAACAACAGATCACTACTATCTGCAAGTCTGCCTTTTTTCACATTAGGAATATCAGGAAAGTCAGGAAATATCTACCTCAGCACGCAGCAGAAACTGTTGTCAATGCACTTGTTACATCTAGACTTGACAATTGCAATGCTCTACTACTTGGTCTTCCTAAGAATCTGTTACAGAAACTTCAATATGTACAGAACAGTGCCGCACGCTTAATTATGGGTACCAATAAACGTGACCATATTCGTCCAGTGCTGAAGAAACTTCATTGGTTGCCAATCGATAATAGAATTGTGTTTAAGATTCTGCTCCTGACCTTTAAAGCTCGAGCAAAATTGGCCCCTCAATATATACAAGACCTTATTAATGACTATACTCCACAGAGAAACCTGCACTCTGGTTCAAAATGTCTGCTTGAAACTCCTAATTACAACTTGGAGTCTTATGGTAAACGAGCCTTCTCCGTAGCTGCCCCACGCTTGTGGAACTCTCTTCCAATGGAATTAAAAACATCAACGTCGATTGATATTTTCAAGAAGAAGCTCAAGACGTACCTTTTCAAACATAGTTACTTTTGA